Proteins encoded by one window of Fimbriiglobus ruber:
- a CDS encoding zinc-finger-containing protein encodes MTIVSPTTLYCCGCQKDVQARLTDGREVYPHRPDLFGLPYWKCDTCGNYVGCHHKTKDRTRPLGNIPTKELKNARQHIHRILDPIWQNGKMPRGKVYAVIASQLGIAEYHTAEIKTIEDARRVYAIVKGLAA; translated from the coding sequence ATGACCATAGTCAGTCCAACGACTCTGTATTGCTGCGGCTGCCAGAAGGACGTTCAGGCCCGACTGACCGATGGCCGCGAGGTGTACCCGCACCGTCCCGACCTCTTCGGCCTCCCATACTGGAAGTGCGACACCTGCGGCAATTACGTCGGCTGCCACCACAAGACGAAGGACCGCACCCGGCCTCTCGGCAACATCCCCACAAAGGAGTTGAAGAACGCGCGCCAGCACATCCACCGGATTCTCGACCCAATCTGGCAGAACGGGAAGATGCCACGAGGGAAGGTGTACGCGGTGATCGCCTCGCAACTGGGGATCGCCGAGTACCACACCGCCGAGATTAAGACGATCGAGGATGCTCGCCGTGTTTACGCAATCGTGAAAGGGCTCGCCGCATGA